Proteins from one Pongo abelii isolate AG06213 chromosome 19, NHGRI_mPonAbe1-v2.0_pri, whole genome shotgun sequence genomic window:
- the LOC100453636 gene encoding keratin-associated protein 4-8 isoform X2, producing the protein MVNSCCGSVCSDQGCGQNLCQETCCCPSCCQTTCCRTICCRPSCSVSSCCKPQCCQSVCCQPTCCHPSCCISSCCRPSCCVSSCCKPHCCVSSCCKPQCCQSVCCQPTCCRPSCCISSCCCPSCCESSCCRPCCCLRPVCGRVSCHTTCYRPTCVISTCPRPMCCTSSCC; encoded by the exons ATGGTCAACTCCTGTTGTGGCTCCGTGTGCTCTGACCAAGGCTGTGGCCAAAACCTCTGCCAAGAGACCTGCTGCTGCCCCAGCTGCTGCCAGACCACCTGCTGCAGGACCATCTGCTGTCGCCCCAGCTGCAGTGTGTCCAGCTGCTGCAAGCCCCAGTGCTGCCAGTCTGTGTGCTGCCAGCCCACCTGCTGCCACCCCAGCTGCTGCATCTCCAGCTGCTGTCGCCCCAGCTGCTGTGTGTCCAGCTGCTGCAAGCCCCA CTGCTGTGTGTCCAGCTGCTGCAAGCCCCAGTGCTGCCAGTCTGTGTGCTGCCAGCCCACCTGCTGCCGCCCCAGCTGCTGCATCTCCAGCTGCTGTTGCCCCAGCTGCTGTGAATCCAGCTGCTGCCGCCCCTGCTGCTGCCTGCGTCCAGTCTGTGGCCGAGTCTCCTGCCACACCACTTGCTATCGCCCAACCTGCGTCATCTCCACCTGCCCCCGCCCCATGTGCTGCACCTCCTCTTGCTGCTGA
- the LOC100453636 gene encoding keratin-associated protein 4-7 isoform X3: MVNSCCGSVCSDQGCGQNLCQETCCCPSCCQTTCCRTICCRPSCSVSSCCKPQCCQSVCCQPTCCHPSCCISSCCRPSCCVCCRPSCCVSSCCKPQCCQSVCCQPTCCRPSCCISSCFSCHTTCYRPTCVISTCPRPMCCTSSCC; this comes from the exons ATGGTCAACTCCTGTTGTGGCTCCGTGTGCTCTGACCAAGGCTGTGGCCAAAACCTCTGCCAAGAGACCTGCTGCTGCCCCAGCTGCTGCCAGACCACCTGCTGCAGGACCATCTGCTGTCGCCCCAGCTGCAGTGTGTCCAGCTGCTGCAAGCCCCAGTGCTGCCAGTCTGTGTGCTGCCAGCCCACCTGCTGCCACCCCAGCTGCTGCATCTCCAGCTGCTGTCGCCCCAGCTGCTGTGT CTGCTGTCGCCCCAGCTGCTGTGTGTCCAGCTGCTGCAAGCCCCAGTGCTGCCAGTCTGTGTGCTGCCAGCCCACCTGCTGCCGCCCCAGCTGCTGCATCTCCAGCTGCT TCTCCTGCCACACCACTTGCTATCGCCCAACCTGCGTCATCTCCACCTGCCCCCGCCCCATGTGCTGCACCTCCTCTTGCTGCTGA
- the LOC100453636 gene encoding keratin-associated protein 4-11 isoform X1 gives MVNSCCGSVCSDQGCGQNLCQETCCCPSCCQTTCCRTICCRPSCSVSSCCKPQCCQSVCCQPTCCHPSCCISSCCRPSCCVSSCCKPQCCQSVCCQPTCCRPSCCISSCCRPSCCVSSCCKPQCCQSVCCQPTCCRPSCCISSCCCPSCCESSCCRPCCCLRPVCGRVSCHTTCYRPTCVISTCPRPMCCTSSCC, from the coding sequence ATGGTCAACTCCTGTTGTGGCTCCGTGTGCTCTGACCAAGGCTGTGGCCAAAACCTCTGCCAAGAGACCTGCTGCTGCCCCAGCTGCTGCCAGACCACCTGCTGCAGGACCATCTGCTGTCGCCCCAGCTGCAGTGTGTCCAGCTGCTGCAAGCCCCAGTGCTGCCAGTCTGTGTGCTGCCAGCCCACCTGCTGCCACCCCAGCTGCTGCATCTCCAGCTGCTGTCGCCCCAGCTGCTGTGTGTCCAGCTGCTGCAAGCCCCAGTGCTGCCAGTCTGTGTGCTGCCAGCCCACCTGCTGCCGCCCCAGCTGCTGCATCTCCAGCTGCTGTCGCCCCAGCTGCTGTGTGTCCAGCTGCTGCAAGCCCCAGTGCTGCCAGTCTGTGTGCTGCCAGCCCACCTGCTGCCGCCCCAGCTGCTGCATCTCCAGCTGCTGTTGCCCCAGCTGCTGTGAATCCAGCTGCTGCCGCCCCTGCTGCTGCCTGCGTCCAGTCTGTGGCCGAGTCTCCTGCCACACCACTTGCTATCGCCCAACCTGCGTCATCTCCACCTGCCCCCGCCCCATGTGCTGCACCTCCTCTTGCTGCTGA
- the LOC100455226 gene encoding keratin-associated protein 2-1, with protein MTGSCCGSTFSSLSYGGGCCQPCCWRDPCCCRPVTCQTTVCRPVTCVPRCTRPICEPCRRPVCCDPCSLQEGCCRPIICCPSSCTAVVCRPCCWATTCCQPVSVQSPCCRPPCGQPTPCSTTCRTSSC; from the coding sequence ATGACCGGCTCCTGCTGCGGCTCCACCTTCTCCTCCCTGAGCTACGGGGGAGGCTGCTGCCAGCCCTGCTGCTGGCGCGACCCCTGCTGCTGCCGCCCCGTGACCTGCCAGACCACCGTGTGCCGCCCCGTGACCTGCGTGCCCCGCTGCACGCGCCCCATCTGCGAGCCCTGCCGCCGCCCGGTGTGCTGCGACCCCTGCTCCCTGCAAGAAGGCTGCTGCCGCCCCATCATCTGCTGCCCCTCGTCGTGCACGGCTGTGGTGTGCAGGCCCTGCTGCTGGGCCACCACCTGCTGCCAGCCTGTGTCTGTGCAGTCCCCCTGCTGCCGGCCCCCCTGCGGCCAGCCGACCCCTTGCAGCACCACCTGCAGGACCTCCTCCTGCTGA
- the LOC100454866 gene encoding keratin-associated protein 2-1, protein MTGSCCGSTFSSLSYGGGCCQPCCWRDPCCCRPVTCQTTVCRPVTCVPRCTRPICEPCRRPVCCDPCSLQEGCCRPITCCPSSCTAVVCRPCCWATTCCQPVSVQSPCCRPPCGQPTPCSTTCRTSSC, encoded by the coding sequence ATGACCGGCTCCTGCTGCGGCTCCACCTTCTCCTCCCTGAGCTACGGGGGAGGCTGCTGCCAGCCCTGCTGCTGGCGCGACCCCTGCTGCTGCCGCCCCGTGACCTGCCAGACCACCGTGTGCCGCCCCGTGACCTGCGTGCCCCGCTGCACGCGCCCCATCTGCGAGCCCTGCCGCCGCCCAGTGTGCTGCGACCCCTGCTCCCTGCAGGAAGGCTGCTGCCGCCCCATCACCTGCTGCCCCTCGTCGTGCACGGCTGTGGTGTGCAGGCCCTGCTGCTGGGCCACCACCTGCTGCCAGCCTGTGTCTGTGCAGTCCCCCTGCTGCCGGCCCCCCTGCGGCCAGCCGACCCCTTGCAGCACCACCTGCAGGACCTCCTCCTGCTGA
- the LOC100454267 gene encoding keratin-associated protein 4-9 isoform X1, with amino-acid sequence MVNSCCGSVCSDQGCGQDLCQETCCCPSCGETTCCRPSCCVSSCCRPQCCQSVCCQPTCSRPSCCQTTCCRTTCYRPSCCVSSCCRPQCCQSVCCQPTCCRPRCYEKTCCRPRCCISSCCRPSCCVSSCCKPQCCQSVCCQPTCCRPSCCHPCCCLRPVCGRVSCHTTCYRPTCVISSCPRPLCCASSCC; translated from the coding sequence ATGGTCAACTCCTGTTGTGGCTCCGTGTGCTCTGACCAGGGCTGCGGCCAAGACCTCTGCCAGGAGACCTGCTGCTGCCCCAGCTGTGGTGAGACCACCTGCTGCCGCCCCAGCTGCTGTGTATCCAGCTGCTGCAGGCCCCAGTGCTGCCAGTCTGTGTGCTGCCAACCCACTTGCTCCCGCCCCAGCTGCTGTCAGACCACCTGTTGCAGGACCACCTGCTACCGCCCCAGCTGTTGTGTGTCCAGCTGCTGCAGGCCCCAGTGCTGCCAGTCTGTGTGCTGCCAACCCACCTGCTGTCGCCCCAGGTGCTATGAGAAGACCTGCTGCCGCCCTAGGTGCTGCATCTCCAGCTGCTGTCGCCCCAGCTGCTGTGTGTCCAGCTGCTGCAAGCCCCAGTGCTGCCAGTCTGTGTGCTGCCAGCCCACCTGCTGCCGCCCCAGCTGCTGCCACCCCTGCTGCTGCCTGCGTCCAGTCTGTGGCCGAGTCTCCTGCCACACCACTTGCTATCGCCCAACCTGTGTCATCTCCAGCTGCCCCCGCCCCTTGTGCTGTGCCTCCTCTTGCTGCTGA
- the LOC100454267 gene encoding keratin-associated protein 4-7 isoform X2, with the protein MVNSCCGSVCSDQGCGQDLCQETCCRPSCCQTTCCRTTCYRPSCCVSSCCRPQCCQSVCCQPTCCRPRCYEKTCCRPRCCISSCCRPSCCVSSCCKPQCCQSVCCQPTCCRPSCCHPCCCLRPVCGRVSCHTTCYRPTCVISSCPRPLCCASSCC; encoded by the exons ATGGTCAACTCCTGTTGTGGCTCCGTGTGCTCTGACCAGGGCTGCGGCCAAGACCTCTGCCAGGAGACCTGCTG CCGCCCCAGCTGCTGTCAGACCACCTGTTGCAGGACCACCTGCTACCGCCCCAGCTGTTGTGTGTCCAGCTGCTGCAGGCCCCAGTGCTGCCAGTCTGTGTGCTGCCAACCCACCTGCTGTCGCCCCAGGTGCTATGAGAAGACCTGCTGCCGCCCTAGGTGCTGCATCTCCAGCTGCTGTCGCCCCAGCTGCTGTGTGTCCAGCTGCTGCAAGCCCCAGTGCTGCCAGTCTGTGTGCTGCCAGCCCACCTGCTGCCGCCCCAGCTGCTGCCACCCCTGCTGCTGCCTGCGTCCAGTCTGTGGCCGAGTCTCCTGCCACACCACTTGCTATCGCCCAACCTGTGTCATCTCCAGCTGCCCCCGCCCCTTGTGCTGTGCCTCCTCTTGCTGCTGA